A window of Proteus columbae contains these coding sequences:
- the apt gene encoding adenine phosphoribosyltransferase, producing the protein MTANAQQLQFIKDSIETIPDYPKEGILFRDITTLLDNPAAYQATIDLLVEHYQGQGITKVVGTEARGFLFGAPVALRLGVGFVPVRKKGKLPRETLSETYDLEYGTDTLEIHKDSITDKDKVLMVDDLLATGGTIEATARLIRRLGGTVTEAAFIICLPDLGGIERLEKQGVHSFTLVDFPGH; encoded by the coding sequence ATGACTGCTAACGCGCAACAACTGCAATTTATTAAAGACAGTATTGAAACCATTCCTGATTATCCAAAAGAAGGGATATTATTCCGTGATATCACCACATTATTAGATAATCCTGCTGCATATCAGGCAACCATTGATTTATTGGTAGAACACTATCAAGGTCAGGGTATCACTAAAGTTGTGGGTACCGAAGCGCGTGGCTTCCTATTTGGTGCTCCTGTCGCTTTACGCCTAGGTGTTGGTTTTGTTCCTGTTCGTAAAAAAGGTAAATTGCCTCGCGAAACGCTCAGTGAAACTTATGATCTGGAATACGGCACAGATACTTTAGAGATCCACAAAGATAGCATTACGGATAAAGATAAAGTATTAATGGTTGATGATTTACTGGCAACAGGTGGCACCATTGAAGCAACTGCTCGTCTGATCCGCCGTTTAGGTGGCACTGTGACAGAAGCTGCATTCATTATCTGCTTACCTGATTTAGGCGGTATCGAACGCTTAGAAAAACAAGGTGTTCACAGCTTTACACTGGTTGATTTTCCAGGACATTAA
- the tomB gene encoding Hha toxicity modulator TomB: MDEYSPEKVDLAELSFLCEELLQQALGSLDKGSTVWHNDLSSTKSVDLNVLIEHIMDFSWKFKIKHPDKHVINTLIEEYLEETYRLFGNTSISYSDINNWKELNQSLLALIAKNPKSYIK, translated from the coding sequence ATGGACGAATATTCACCAGAAAAAGTAGATTTAGCCGAATTGTCGTTTTTGTGCGAAGAGCTATTACAGCAAGCTTTAGGCTCATTAGATAAAGGAAGCACAGTTTGGCACAACGATCTGAGTAGCACAAAAAGCGTTGACCTTAATGTTCTAATTGAACACATTATGGACTTTAGTTGGAAATTTAAGATTAAGCACCCAGATAAACATGTAATTAATACGCTTATAGAAGAGTACCTTGAAGAGACTTATCGTTTATTTGGTAATACATCAATTTCTTACTCAGATATCAATAATTGGAAAGAGTTAAACCAGTCACTTTTAGCTCTCATTGCCAAAAACCCAAAAAGTTATATTAAGTAA
- the acrR gene encoding multidrug efflux transporter transcriptional repressor AcrR — MARKTKRQAQETKQQIIDAALRLFTVQGVSATSLSDIAAAAGVTRGAIYWHFKNKVDLFTEACELTDLKIESLEIEYQSKYPDDPLFVLRELLIYILTSIVEDPKHNALLEIYFHKCEFVGEMTPIVEIRRELCAADHSRIEQSLSRCIEKKQLPTDLNLRRAAIMLRAMMTGLAENWLFSPESFSIKDESQYLVDSFIDMIKHSANMRISATS, encoded by the coding sequence ATGGCACGAAAAACTAAACGGCAGGCACAAGAAACAAAACAGCAGATTATTGATGCTGCACTTCGACTGTTTACTGTGCAAGGCGTTTCTGCCACATCACTTTCAGATATTGCAGCAGCGGCAGGTGTTACCCGTGGCGCAATATATTGGCACTTTAAAAATAAAGTGGATTTATTTACTGAAGCGTGCGAACTCACCGACTTAAAAATAGAATCTTTAGAAATAGAGTATCAATCAAAATACCCAGATGATCCACTATTTGTATTAAGAGAATTGCTTATTTACATATTGACATCAATTGTCGAAGATCCCAAACATAATGCACTTTTAGAAATATATTTCCATAAATGCGAATTTGTCGGTGAAATGACACCAATTGTTGAAATTCGCAGAGAATTGTGTGCAGCGGATCACTCTAGAATAGAACAGTCTTTATCTCGTTGTATTGAAAAAAAACAGCTTCCTACGGACCTTAATTTAAGAAGAGCCGCCATTATGTTAAGAGCCATGATGACAGGTCTTGCCGAAAATTGGTTATTTTCACCAGAAAGTTTTTCTATCAAAGATGAAAGTCAATATTTGGTTGATAGCTTTATTGATATGATAAAGCACAGTGCAAATATGAGAATATCTGCGACCTCTTAA
- the rsmS gene encoding pleiotropic regulatory protein RsmS, whose amino-acid sequence MSLKEAPESVQLAVDLIYLLESHHIDPKTALEALEIVRQDYEKKLAAQSTHSSL is encoded by the coding sequence ATGAGTTTAAAAGAAGCACCAGAGTCTGTTCAATTGGCAGTCGATCTTATCTATTTACTTGAAAGCCACCATATTGATCCTAAAACAGCACTAGAAGCCCTCGAGATTGTGCGCCAAGATTATGAAAAAAAATTAGCGGCACAATCTACTCATTCATCCCTTTAA
- the priC gene encoding primosomal replication protein PriC, whose translation MNKPDPLSLFKKQIDNLAETVAPIANKKIAAPCFDTALFHRRSDSLGGYMQQIRDNFTQLIACVEAQRSQQVKFLATQILQQIEALTRELSTQTLRKQENQLTQRKKSVDLYQKLAQHQDYERRLQAMIQDRELSLTQAQSFMKQQELQKEIAALENRLARCKNALFSIEKSIEKQEDKF comes from the coding sequence ATGAATAAACCCGATCCTTTAAGCTTGTTTAAAAAACAGATAGACAATCTAGCCGAAACAGTGGCGCCTATTGCAAACAAAAAAATTGCAGCACCTTGCTTCGACACAGCACTATTCCACCGCCGAAGTGATTCCCTTGGTGGCTACATGCAACAGATCCGCGATAATTTTACCCAGTTAATCGCTTGTGTTGAGGCACAACGAAGCCAGCAAGTTAAATTTCTGGCCACACAAATCCTACAACAAATTGAAGCATTAACTCGTGAATTATCGACACAAACACTAAGAAAGCAAGAGAACCAGCTTACTCAACGAAAAAAAAGTGTCGATTTATACCAAAAGCTTGCCCAACATCAGGATTATGAGCGCCGATTACAAGCCATGATCCAAGATAGGGAGCTTTCGTTAACGCAGGCACAGAGCTTTATGAAGCAACAAGAGTTACAAAAAGAGATTGCCGCGCTTGAAAATCGCCTTGCGCGCTGCAAAAATGCCCTGTTCTCTATCGAAAAGAGCATTGAGAAACAAGAAGATAAATTTTAA
- a CDS encoding efflux RND transporter periplasmic adaptor subunit translates to MRKNRGVLPLALLVLSGSLVLAGCDDKAKQSAGGPPPAPAVGVVTLGAQALTITTDLPGRTSAFRIAEVRPQVSGIILKRNYTEGSYVEAGTSLYQIDPALFEATLNSAQAELSKAKANAEIARLTVERYKPLLGTNYVSKQDFDAATSQYAQAAAAVKAAEAAVTSAKINLEYTKVTSPISGRSGKSTVTEGALVAQGQQVALTTIQQIDPIYVDVTQSSEDYLKLKNEIESGIIRQEQGKPVVHLTLTNGQAYAQKGHLEFSDVTVDETTGSITMRAIVPNPNGELLPGMFVRTKLENGIRQNAVLIPQQAVIRTARGEATTMVVNKDNVVEVRTIEVSQAVGNKWLVNSGVQAGERVIVSGLQKAKPKMTVTAQEENLDAKPSPEQTEPAKNPQ, encoded by the coding sequence ATGCGAAAAAACAGAGGGGTTTTGCCTCTGGCTCTGTTAGTGCTATCAGGCAGCTTGGTTCTTGCTGGATGTGACGACAAAGCTAAACAGTCTGCTGGAGGTCCACCTCCTGCACCCGCTGTAGGTGTTGTGACGTTAGGAGCGCAAGCTCTGACAATCACTACTGATTTACCAGGTCGTACATCAGCCTTCCGTATTGCTGAGGTTCGCCCTCAAGTTAGCGGCATTATTTTAAAGCGTAACTATACAGAAGGTAGCTATGTAGAAGCAGGTACATCACTGTATCAAATCGACCCAGCTCTTTTTGAAGCAACGTTAAATAGTGCGCAAGCTGAATTATCAAAAGCGAAAGCAAATGCTGAAATTGCGCGTCTCACTGTAGAGCGTTATAAACCGCTACTAGGTACAAATTACGTCAGTAAACAAGATTTTGATGCCGCAACATCACAATATGCACAAGCGGCTGCCGCAGTTAAAGCAGCAGAAGCAGCAGTGACAAGCGCAAAAATCAATCTTGAATACACCAAAGTAACATCACCAATTTCAGGTCGTTCAGGCAAATCAACCGTAACTGAAGGTGCTTTAGTCGCCCAAGGTCAACAAGTTGCACTGACAACAATTCAGCAAATCGATCCGATTTATGTCGATGTGACACAATCGAGCGAAGATTATCTGAAATTAAAAAATGAAATTGAAAGCGGCATTATTCGTCAAGAACAAGGTAAACCCGTTGTTCATTTAACACTGACGAATGGGCAAGCTTACGCACAGAAAGGGCATTTAGAATTTTCTGATGTGACTGTTGATGAAACAACAGGCTCAATTACAATGCGCGCTATCGTACCTAACCCGAATGGGGAATTACTACCAGGTATGTTTGTTCGTACTAAGTTAGAGAATGGTATTCGTCAAAATGCAGTTTTGATCCCACAACAAGCCGTTATTCGTACAGCGCGTGGTGAAGCAACAACAATGGTTGTGAATAAAGACAATGTTGTTGAAGTTCGTACCATTGAAGTGTCACAAGCTGTTGGTAATAAATGGCTCGTTAATAGTGGTGTTCAGGCTGGTGAGCGCGTTATCGTTTCTGGATTGCAAAAAGCAAAACCCAAAATGACAGTAACGGCTCAAGAAGAGAATTTAGATGCGAAGCCATCACCTGAACAAACTGAGCCAGCTAAGAATCCTCAATAA
- a CDS encoding efflux RND transporter permease subunit, whose amino-acid sequence MPKFFIDRPIFAWVIAIITMLAGLLALIKLPVAQYPTIAPPAISISAVYPGADATTVQNTVTQVIEQNMNGIDNMVYMSATSDSAGMMNITLTFEAGTDPDIAQVQVQNKLQLAMPLLPQEVQQQGISVDKSSSSFLMVAGFISSDGSMSQDDIADYVGATIKDPLSRVTGVGETQLFGTQYAMRIWLDPDKLVKYNMTTLDVIGAIKAQNNQVAAGQLGGTPPVPGQRLNVSIIAQTRLNTAEQFGDILMKVNTDGSQVKLKDLGIVEMGAESYSTIARFNGLPASGIGIKLATGANALDTATAVRAALAEMEPFFPAGLEVVYPYDTTPFVKISIFEVVKTLIEAIMLVFVVMYLFLQNFRATLIPTIAVPVVLLGTFAILSAFGYSINTLTMFAMVLAIGLLVDDAIVVVENVERVMQEEGLSPKEATRKSMGQIQSALVGIALVLSAVFIPMAFFGGSTGAIYRQFSITIVSAMVLSVFVALILTPALCATMLKPVPKGSHGVQTGFFGWFNRTFEKSSHHYTDSVSRTLRGTGRYLLIYVLLVAGMALMFIRLPASFLPEEDQGVLLTMVQLPAGSTQEQTQDVLERVNDYFNTDEKELVKSVFTVSGFGFGGQGQNMGLVFVVLNDWDERKSDEDKVPAIVARANMALSQIKEAFVYSFNIPAIVELGSAGGFEFELVDKANLGHEKLMEARNQLLGMAAQQPQMLMGVRPNGQEDTSQYRLYIDLEKAQAQGVAISDIYSTLGTMFGGSYVNDFIDRGRVKKVYVQAESQYRMLPQDIGNLYVRNNVGQMVPFSSFIDTSKDPWLYGSPRLERYNGLPAVQIQGSATPGQSSGDAMLMMEDLASKLPSGIGYEWTGMSYQERLSGNQAPALYTISLIVVFLCLAALYESWSVPFSVMLVVPLGVIGALALTSIRGLENDVYFKVGLLTTIGLSAKNAILIVEFAKDLMEKEGKGLIEATLDSVRMRLRPILMTSLAFMLGVIPLVLSNGAGSGAQNSVGTGVFGGMIAATSLAIYFVPIFFVVIRRRFAKKNEDLEHPNHSH is encoded by the coding sequence ATGCCTAAGTTTTTTATAGATAGACCGATATTTGCGTGGGTAATTGCGATAATTACCATGCTCGCAGGTCTTCTGGCACTCATCAAACTGCCTGTTGCCCAGTATCCAACGATTGCACCGCCAGCGATTTCTATCTCTGCGGTTTATCCTGGTGCTGACGCCACCACTGTGCAGAATACTGTTACCCAAGTTATCGAACAGAATATGAATGGTATCGATAACATGGTGTATATGTCTGCGACCAGTGACTCAGCCGGTATGATGAATATCACTCTGACCTTTGAAGCAGGTACTGATCCTGATATCGCGCAAGTACAGGTGCAGAATAAACTGCAACTTGCCATGCCGTTATTACCTCAGGAAGTGCAACAACAAGGGATTAGTGTTGATAAATCCTCAAGTTCATTCTTGATGGTTGCGGGTTTCATCTCAAGTGACGGCTCAATGTCACAAGATGATATCGCAGACTATGTGGGTGCAACGATTAAAGACCCATTAAGCCGTGTAACCGGCGTGGGTGAAACCCAGTTATTTGGTACTCAATACGCGATGCGTATTTGGTTAGACCCAGATAAACTGGTGAAATACAACATGACCACACTTGATGTTATCGGTGCGATTAAAGCACAGAATAACCAAGTGGCCGCAGGTCAATTAGGGGGTACACCTCCCGTTCCTGGCCAGCGTTTAAATGTATCTATTATTGCTCAAACTCGACTCAATACCGCAGAGCAATTTGGCGATATCCTGATGAAGGTTAACACCGACGGTTCACAGGTTAAGCTAAAAGATCTTGGTATAGTTGAAATGGGTGCTGAAAGCTACAGCACTATTGCTCGCTTTAATGGCCTACCCGCTTCTGGTATCGGTATTAAATTAGCAACAGGCGCTAACGCATTAGATACAGCAACCGCGGTACGTGCAGCATTGGCTGAAATGGAGCCATTCTTCCCTGCGGGATTAGAAGTTGTTTATCCTTACGATACAACGCCATTCGTTAAGATCTCTATTTTCGAAGTGGTAAAAACGCTGATTGAAGCAATTATGCTGGTATTCGTAGTAATGTATCTGTTCTTACAGAACTTCCGTGCTACGTTAATCCCAACAATTGCAGTACCAGTTGTATTGTTAGGAACCTTCGCCATACTTTCGGCGTTTGGTTACTCGATAAATACCTTAACGATGTTCGCGATGGTACTTGCCATCGGGCTTCTGGTGGATGATGCCATCGTTGTGGTAGAAAACGTTGAACGTGTTATGCAAGAAGAAGGCTTATCGCCTAAAGAAGCAACACGTAAATCCATGGGACAAATCCAAAGTGCGTTGGTCGGTATCGCCCTAGTACTTTCTGCGGTATTTATTCCAATGGCATTCTTTGGTGGTTCAACAGGTGCAATCTATCGCCAGTTCTCTATCACCATCGTATCAGCAATGGTTCTGTCTGTTTTCGTTGCGTTGATTTTAACACCAGCACTTTGTGCAACGATGTTAAAACCTGTACCGAAAGGCAGTCACGGTGTGCAAACAGGTTTCTTTGGTTGGTTTAACCGTACCTTTGAAAAGAGTAGCCACCACTACACTGACAGCGTATCCCGTACTCTTCGTGGTACAGGTCGTTACTTACTAATTTACGTTTTATTAGTCGCAGGTATGGCGTTAATGTTTATTCGCTTACCAGCATCGTTCTTACCTGAAGAAGACCAAGGTGTATTACTGACAATGGTTCAGTTGCCTGCTGGTTCAACACAAGAACAAACACAAGACGTACTAGAAAGAGTAAACGACTACTTCAATACTGATGAGAAAGAACTCGTTAAATCGGTCTTTACCGTAAGTGGCTTCGGCTTCGGTGGTCAAGGACAAAATATGGGACTGGTTTTCGTAGTATTGAATGATTGGGATGAACGTAAATCAGATGAAGACAAAGTTCCGGCGATTGTTGCACGTGCCAATATGGCATTATCCCAAATTAAGGAAGCCTTTGTTTACTCATTTAACATTCCAGCGATTGTTGAGTTAGGCTCTGCGGGTGGTTTCGAATTCGAGTTAGTGGATAAAGCTAACCTCGGTCACGAAAAACTCATGGAAGCTCGAAATCAATTACTAGGAATGGCAGCGCAACAGCCTCAAATGTTAATGGGCGTGCGTCCTAATGGTCAGGAAGATACTTCACAATATCGTCTATATATCGACCTAGAAAAAGCACAAGCTCAAGGTGTTGCGATTAGCGATATCTATTCAACATTAGGTACGATGTTTGGTGGTAGCTATGTAAACGACTTTATCGACCGTGGTCGTGTTAAGAAAGTTTACGTTCAAGCTGAATCACAATACCGTATGTTGCCACAAGATATCGGTAATCTTTATGTTCGTAACAATGTCGGTCAGATGGTTCCATTCTCATCGTTCATTGATACAAGTAAAGATCCTTGGTTATACGGCTCTCCTCGTTTAGAGCGTTATAACGGTTTACCAGCAGTTCAAATTCAAGGTAGTGCAACACCAGGCCAAAGTAGTGGTGATGCAATGCTTATGATGGAAGATCTCGCAAGTAAACTACCAAGCGGTATCGGTTATGAATGGACAGGAATGTCATATCAAGAACGTTTATCTGGTAACCAAGCGCCTGCGCTGTATACCATTTCCTTGATAGTTGTATTCCTTTGTCTTGCTGCTCTTTATGAGAGCTGGTCAGTACCATTCTCCGTTATGTTAGTCGTTCCACTGGGGGTTATTGGTGCTCTTGCATTAACATCAATAAGAGGCCTTGAAAACGACGTTTACTTTAAGGTTGGGCTCTTAACAACCATTGGGTTATCGGCGAAAAACGCAATCTTGATTGTTGAATTCGCCAAGGACTTGATGGAGAAAGAAGGTAAAGGACTCATAGAAGCAACGTTAGACTCTGTTAGAATGCGTCTACGTCCAATTCTAATGACTTCACTTGCCTTTATGTTAGGGGTTATTCCTCTAGTATTAAGTAACGGTGCAGGTTCTGGTGCTCAGAACTCCGTAGGTACAGGTGTATTCGGTGGTATGATTGCCGCAACCTCCCTTGCTATCTACTTTGTTCCTATTTTCTTCGTCGTGATCCGTAGACGATTTGCGAAGAAAAATGAAGATTTAGAGCATCCAAATCATTCACACTAA
- the mscK gene encoding mechanosensitive channel MscK, translating to MCTKTLFSQFNSQIKTVITASIIVFILWSLSITAVLAAVSSNLPTQESIQNQLNLLNKRSELSAEDKLTIADLEQSLLLLDDIQQLEKKSTSYNKTVDQLPEKLRSTQYQLDQLKQKIANKEGDNYKKSLEALPLATLESQLETVLQSLQKSQDDLANYSNELIVLQTQPERAQSVLFSNSERLQQIRTLLNKSSADKAQMRTSAVQLLQLEQYYLQQQNNFQKRTLQSNVQLQSLLQLQRDYSSAYIDLSQEHAQLLQDAINDKRLDSSEETAKEAQSTGLENQIINNDPFYLAQTEINKQLSDKLIVTTQNNNDLNRHSLLVKNRLDRAIQSERNLKEQIDVLKGSLLLSRILFEEQVDLPDGIFINNLPDKIADLRLEQFEINKQRDQIIQPNIYIDQLMKEYQSTHPETSDANAQKELRNALELLVDARRELLDKLNNQLGNQISGSINLQMDQQQLRSVVSSLENTLAQQIFWVSSNKPINLNWFSTFPAQAVAEFQGLKLNWSNENLLIGAKKSLPILIALISFSLLIIWQRKKLDVQFEKLNADINKLNKDSQLHTPLALGIVFIKTLPLSCIVLAIGYWLINSFNVQQEFIWSFAWQFAVFWLMFEWSYRLMSDNGVAVKHFKIPLERVQQNRKRLLRLSLPMLPIILLSAYGINNPLLLVGDVIGQLVAIISLFGISLCALPFCREMWQEKGNHVVRTVVITLLTFSPLILMGLVIFGYYYTALRLANRWIDSLYLLMLWFIAYHASLRGLTVAARRLAYRRALERRQAMLKEKKEGEDNSLEPIQEPPMDMDQINQQSLRLTTMILFIIFASSFYGIWSDFITVFTYLDGITLWSYTLPTELGNVVKAVTVADLLLSVSIMAISWFMTRNLPGLLEVLILSRIKLQQGASYAITTILTYIIIAIGTIVSLGILGVAWEKLQWLAAALTVGLGFGLQEIFANFVSGLIILFERPVRIGDTVTIGTYSGTVSRIRIRATTVTDFDRKEVIIPNKAFVTERLINWTLSDTVTRIIIQVGVAYGSDLDKVKEILMKAAKDNARVMTEPEPVVLFTEFGASTLNHDLRFYVRTLGDRNIAIDEVNRAIDKLCNENNINIAFNQLDVYLHNKQGDEVQEIKRPLDGSTPEANTPFA from the coding sequence ATGTGTACAAAAACTCTTTTTTCTCAATTTAATAGTCAAATAAAGACGGTTATTACAGCCTCGATTATTGTCTTTATTCTTTGGAGCCTTTCCATTACCGCTGTTTTAGCCGCGGTATCGAGTAATTTACCGACTCAAGAAAGCATTCAAAATCAGCTTAATTTATTAAATAAGCGCAGTGAGTTAAGTGCAGAAGATAAATTAACTATTGCTGATCTTGAGCAATCGCTTTTATTACTTGATGATATTCAACAATTAGAGAAAAAATCGACAAGTTACAATAAAACAGTCGATCAATTACCAGAAAAATTGCGTAGTACTCAATATCAACTCGATCAATTAAAACAAAAAATCGCTAATAAAGAAGGTGACAATTATAAAAAATCATTAGAGGCTTTACCGCTTGCAACATTAGAATCTCAACTTGAAACGGTATTACAGTCATTACAAAAATCTCAAGATGATTTAGCCAACTACAGTAATGAGCTTATTGTATTACAAACACAACCTGAAAGGGCGCAATCTGTTTTATTTAGCAATTCAGAAAGACTGCAACAAATAAGAACCTTGTTAAATAAAAGCAGTGCTGATAAAGCACAAATGCGCACTTCGGCAGTGCAACTGTTGCAATTAGAACAATATTATCTTCAACAACAAAATAATTTTCAAAAGCGAACTCTCCAATCAAATGTGCAACTGCAAAGCTTATTGCAATTACAGCGAGATTATAGCTCTGCTTATATCGACCTTTCACAAGAGCATGCTCAATTACTTCAGGATGCTATCAATGATAAACGCTTAGATAGCTCAGAGGAAACTGCCAAAGAAGCCCAAAGTACAGGGCTTGAGAATCAGATCATTAATAATGATCCATTTTATTTGGCACAAACAGAAATCAATAAACAGCTTAGTGATAAGTTGATTGTTACCACGCAAAATAATAACGATTTAAATCGCCATAGCTTACTAGTCAAGAATCGCTTAGATAGAGCCATTCAATCTGAACGTAATTTAAAAGAACAAATTGATGTGCTTAAAGGCAGTTTATTGCTGTCACGTATTCTGTTTGAAGAACAAGTTGATTTACCCGATGGTATATTTATTAATAACCTGCCTGATAAAATTGCCGATCTGCGATTAGAACAATTTGAAATAAACAAGCAACGTGATCAAATCATTCAACCTAATATTTATATTGATCAGTTGATGAAAGAGTATCAATCAACACATCCTGAAACCTCTGATGCTAATGCGCAAAAAGAGTTACGCAATGCTTTGGAACTATTAGTTGATGCTCGTAGAGAACTGCTCGATAAACTGAATAACCAATTAGGTAATCAAATTTCGGGTTCGATTAATCTCCAAATGGATCAGCAACAATTACGCAGTGTGGTAAGTTCACTCGAAAACACATTGGCTCAGCAAATTTTCTGGGTAAGCAGTAATAAGCCGATTAACCTAAATTGGTTTTCAACATTCCCCGCTCAGGCTGTTGCCGAATTTCAAGGTCTTAAACTTAACTGGTCAAATGAAAATCTGCTGATCGGGGCTAAGAAATCACTTCCTATACTTATTGCACTTATTTCGTTCAGTTTGTTGATTATTTGGCAACGTAAAAAGCTAGATGTGCAATTTGAAAAACTGAATGCGGATATTAATAAGCTTAATAAAGACTCACAACTGCATACGCCATTAGCATTAGGGATTGTATTTATAAAAACATTACCCCTTTCTTGTATTGTATTAGCAATAGGGTATTGGCTAATTAATAGCTTTAATGTTCAGCAAGAATTTATTTGGTCTTTTGCATGGCAATTTGCGGTATTTTGGCTGATGTTTGAATGGTCTTATCGCTTAATGTCTGACAATGGTGTTGCAGTAAAACATTTTAAAATTCCTCTCGAACGCGTTCAGCAAAATCGTAAACGTTTATTACGATTATCACTGCCAATGTTGCCAATTATTCTGCTTTCAGCTTATGGCATTAATAATCCATTGCTGTTGGTGGGTGATGTTATTGGGCAATTGGTTGCGATTATTTCATTATTTGGTATTAGTTTATGTGCGTTGCCATTTTGCCGTGAAATGTGGCAAGAAAAGGGCAATCATGTTGTTCGAACGGTCGTCATTACCTTATTAACGTTTTCACCCCTTATTTTAATGGGATTGGTTATTTTTGGTTATTACTACACCGCATTGCGTTTAGCAAATCGTTGGATTGATAGCTTATATCTACTTATGCTGTGGTTTATTGCTTATCACGCCAGTTTGCGCGGCTTAACAGTTGCGGCTCGACGCCTTGCCTATCGTCGTGCACTTGAGCGTCGACAAGCAATGCTTAAAGAGAAAAAAGAAGGCGAAGATAACAGTCTTGAACCTATTCAAGAACCACCAATGGATATGGATCAAATCAATCAACAATCATTAAGACTGACAACGATGATCTTATTTATCATCTTTGCGTCTAGTTTCTATGGTATTTGGTCTGATTTTATTACGGTCTTTACCTATTTAGATGGAATAACACTCTGGAGTTACACTTTACCGACAGAACTCGGAAATGTTGTTAAGGCAGTGACTGTTGCAGATCTATTATTGTCTGTTTCTATTATGGCAATTTCTTGGTTTATGACACGAAATTTACCAGGTTTATTAGAGGTATTAATTTTATCTCGTATAAAATTGCAACAAGGTGCTTCTTACGCGATCACAACCATTTTGACCTACATTATTATTGCTATCGGAACCATCGTATCACTGGGAATATTAGGTGTAGCATGGGAAAAACTGCAATGGTTAGCCGCAGCTTTAACAGTTGGTTTAGGATTCGGTTTACAAGAAATATTTGCAAACTTTGTGTCTGGCTTAATTATTTTGTTCGAAAGACCCGTCAGAATTGGTGATACGGTTACTATTGGTACTTATTCCGGTACGGTTAGCCGAATTCGTATTAGAGCAACGACAGTGACTGACTTTGATCGCAAAGAAGTGATTATTCCAAATAAAGCGTTTGTAACTGAACGGCTTATTAACTGGACATTATCTGATACGGTGACACGTATTATTATTCAAGTGGGTGTTGCTTATGGATCTGACCTCGATAAGGTCAAAGAGATCTTAATGAAAGCCGCTAAAGATAATGCCAGAGTGATGACTGAACCAGAACCTGTGGTGCTATTTACTGAATTTGGGGCAAGCACCCTGAATCATGATTTGCGTTTTTATGTCAGAACATTAGGTGACAGAAATATTGCAATAGATGAAGTTAACCGCGCTATTGATAAGCTGTGTAATGAAAATAATATCAATATTGCGTTTAACCAACTTGATGTCTATTTGCATAATAAACAAGGTGATGAAGTACAAGAGATAAAACGTCCTCTTGATGGCTCAACACCCGAAGCCAATACGCCTTTTGCTTAA
- a CDS encoding DsrE/DsrF/TusD sulfur relay family protein, which translates to MSKVLVIANGAAYGNESLFNALRLSITLKEQHPETQLNIFLMSDAVTGALARQQPKEGYNLQQMLEILTAQNVPVKLCKTCTDTRGISDLPLVDGAELGTLVDLAQWTLDADKILTF; encoded by the coding sequence ATGAGTAAGGTGTTAGTTATTGCTAATGGTGCAGCTTATGGCAATGAATCATTATTTAACGCACTGCGTTTATCGATTACATTAAAAGAACAGCATCCAGAAACTCAATTAAATATTTTTTTAATGTCTGATGCTGTGACTGGGGCTTTAGCCCGTCAACAACCTAAAGAAGGCTACAACTTACAGCAAATGCTGGAAATTTTAACAGCGCAAAATGTGCCTGTTAAGTTATGTAAAACCTGTACAGACACCCGTGGTATCAGTGATTTACCACTTGTTGATGGTGCAGAATTAGGGACTTTAGTTGATTTAGCGCAGTGGACACTAGATGCTGATAAAATCCTGACTTTCTGA